The Pseudomonas baetica genome includes a region encoding these proteins:
- a CDS encoding glycosyltransferase, protein MKVLGLDIIPGLSRGLYVYDNAHALLASDAWRETGPNIGSSGENLTISFLSMNRSSLSIKLLKSIEEFLPHFAGEVLIIDNGSSAEEIERMREACKTLSFRTRIVELGQNFGVSGGRNRTIPHVTTEWLMCLDNDIYFTMNPLKQIQNDLAVLGCHFMSLPLLDPDGQTIFARGGHVYVSYEEGELHIGAGSASLQTKIQDVFSQPFLGTFLFGGACVVNKDTFARVGSYDEDMFVGFEDIDFSVRLFQQGYKVGCASVCALVHDHPMPDSDADRNYEKERFSRGVLHKSAMHLEAKHGFKIWGDAVDHWVQSRHDELGLNNEADHISAPVKVVSAEHEKTKIALIIDTDNWAFGNIARQLERYLSEQFDFVVIPMDIIDNIDKIFMMTEDCDIVHFFWREHLTLIGTPYYRSYVESLGMPYELFHERFIATKKLSTSVYDHLLLEEDELSGRAHLFTEIVAGYTVGSEKLNSIYSEVSGYPEPTRVIEDGVDLTKFMPMNIERLREVGQRELVIGWVGNSKWAAELEDFKGVNSILKPAIEQLQQEGFAVKSLFADRQDQFIPHDQMPNYYSKIDVYVCTSKIEGTPNPVLESMACGVPVISTDVGIVPQAFGELQKAFILPERTVEALKDSIRKLVEEPALLTRLSTENIERIKEWDWSIKAAKFGQYFESLTEIDSRT, encoded by the coding sequence ATGAAAGTTCTAGGGCTGGATATCATCCCGGGGCTTTCGCGCGGGCTCTACGTTTATGACAATGCGCACGCGCTTCTGGCGTCTGATGCCTGGCGGGAGACGGGGCCGAACATCGGCAGTAGTGGCGAGAACCTAACGATCTCTTTCCTTTCGATGAACCGCTCGTCGCTATCGATCAAGCTGCTCAAGTCCATTGAAGAGTTCTTGCCGCATTTCGCCGGTGAAGTGCTGATCATCGATAACGGCTCTTCGGCAGAAGAAATCGAGCGGATGCGCGAGGCGTGCAAAACGCTATCTTTCCGCACCCGTATTGTTGAGCTTGGGCAAAATTTCGGTGTTTCAGGCGGCCGTAATAGAACCATTCCACACGTCACGACGGAATGGCTGATGTGTCTGGACAACGATATCTACTTCACGATGAATCCGCTAAAGCAGATTCAGAATGATCTAGCAGTTCTTGGCTGTCATTTCATGAGCCTTCCCTTGCTGGACCCAGATGGTCAAACAATCTTCGCCAGGGGCGGTCACGTTTATGTGTCCTATGAGGAGGGCGAACTTCATATCGGTGCAGGAAGCGCATCCCTGCAGACAAAAATACAGGACGTTTTCAGTCAGCCGTTCCTCGGGACTTTCCTGTTTGGTGGTGCTTGCGTCGTTAACAAGGACACGTTCGCTCGTGTCGGTAGTTATGACGAGGATATGTTTGTTGGCTTCGAGGATATCGATTTTTCGGTACGCCTGTTCCAGCAGGGCTACAAAGTCGGTTGCGCATCGGTATGCGCTTTGGTGCATGACCACCCGATGCCTGATTCAGACGCTGATCGCAACTATGAAAAAGAACGTTTTTCTCGCGGTGTTCTTCACAAGTCTGCGATGCATCTTGAGGCAAAACACGGTTTCAAGATCTGGGGTGATGCGGTAGACCACTGGGTCCAGTCACGGCACGATGAACTGGGGCTCAACAATGAAGCCGATCACATTTCCGCTCCCGTAAAGGTGGTATCGGCAGAGCATGAAAAGACGAAAATCGCACTGATCATCGATACGGATAACTGGGCGTTTGGAAATATCGCCCGGCAACTGGAACGCTATTTGAGTGAGCAGTTTGATTTCGTTGTGATACCGATGGATATCATCGATAACATCGACAAAATATTCATGATGACCGAAGACTGTGACATCGTGCACTTCTTCTGGAGAGAACATTTAACACTCATTGGCACGCCGTATTACAGAAGTTATGTTGAAAGCCTTGGCATGCCATATGAGCTGTTCCATGAGCGCTTTATTGCCACTAAAAAGCTCAGCACAAGTGTTTACGACCACCTGCTTCTGGAAGAAGACGAACTCAGTGGCCGCGCCCATCTTTTTACCGAGATAGTCGCAGGCTACACCGTAGGCTCTGAAAAGTTAAACAGCATTTATTCCGAAGTAAGCGGCTATCCCGAACCCACCCGAGTAATCGAGGATGGTGTCGACCTGACAAAATTCATGCCCATGAATATTGAACGCCTTCGAGAAGTCGGTCAGCGTGAGCTCGTCATTGGCTGGGTTGGAAACAGTAAGTGGGCGGCAGAGCTCGAAGACTTCAAAGGCGTGAATTCGATCCTCAAGCCAGCAATTGAGCAACTTCAACAAGAAGGTTTTGCTGTAAAAAGCCTGTTCGCTGACCGACAGGATCAATTCATTCCCCATGACCAGATGCCTAACTACTACTCAAAGATCGACGTCTATGTATGTACGTCGAAGATAGAAGGTACGCCTAACCCGGTTCTGGAATCGATGGCCTGCGGGGTACCGGTTATCAGTACTGATGTCGGCATCGTGCCGCAGGCTTTCGGTGAGTTGCAGAAAGCCTTTATCTTGCCTGAGAGAACGGTTGAAGCGCTCAAGGACAGTATCCGCAAGCTCGTCGAAGAGCCTGCGTTGCTGACTCGGCTTTCAACAGAAAACATTGAAAGAATCAAAGAGTGGGACTGGTCTATAAAGGCTGCGAAGTTTGGTCAGTACTTTGAAAGCCTTACAGAGATCGACAGCCGTACTTGA
- a CDS encoding class I SAM-dependent methyltransferase, whose protein sequence is MERLDINSAPERANIEASIHFARYSVATPFVKNKRVLDIACGEGYGSYLLKQAGAEEVVGVDVFVDAVNRATRSFGGTGIEFTAADATTIEDKFPPEYFDVIVSCETIEHIEDPAAYLQSLKRVAKKDAIIIISCPNDYWYFPEEHQRNPYHLRKYRFEEFQHLASSVLGDNVNWSIGTAVFGFGSTSLDIERDYETVPDSWMKYNSVQGAYLVNGGEKPEFNTENCSYYFGIWNAPEITNGAAIFPISMDAYARMVHAMDGTLLVDERLKVDTLHQGLTALQMEADTLKADLRKTRLNYQATLAENELVKERLHVFNSTQLALQAEVARVTAERDQMRVGYDRYLRLGGLVPRHARSLIKKAFRIVRGNPN, encoded by the coding sequence ATGGAACGGTTAGATATCAACTCTGCTCCAGAGAGAGCGAACATAGAAGCGTCAATCCATTTCGCAAGATACTCGGTTGCCACGCCCTTTGTTAAAAACAAGCGAGTCCTGGATATCGCCTGTGGCGAGGGTTATGGCAGTTACCTCTTAAAGCAGGCTGGAGCCGAAGAAGTCGTCGGCGTAGATGTGTTCGTCGATGCAGTGAATCGCGCTACTCGTTCGTTTGGTGGTACTGGGATCGAGTTTACTGCGGCTGACGCGACAACCATCGAAGACAAGTTTCCGCCCGAATATTTTGACGTAATCGTTTCGTGTGAAACAATTGAGCACATTGAAGATCCGGCAGCCTATTTACAATCACTGAAACGCGTCGCAAAGAAAGACGCGATCATTATCATTAGTTGCCCAAATGACTATTGGTATTTCCCGGAAGAACATCAGCGCAACCCGTACCACTTGCGCAAATACCGATTCGAAGAGTTTCAACATCTCGCCAGCAGCGTACTGGGAGACAACGTTAACTGGAGCATAGGCACCGCGGTCTTTGGATTCGGCTCAACGTCGCTAGATATCGAGCGAGACTATGAAACTGTCCCTGATAGCTGGATGAAATACAACTCAGTCCAAGGTGCATACCTTGTAAATGGTGGTGAAAAACCGGAATTTAATACTGAGAACTGCAGCTATTATTTCGGCATCTGGAATGCACCTGAAATCACTAATGGTGCTGCTATTTTCCCGATTAGTATGGACGCGTATGCGCGCATGGTTCATGCAATGGATGGCACATTGCTTGTGGACGAACGATTGAAGGTGGACACTCTCCATCAGGGTTTGACAGCCCTTCAAATGGAAGCTGATACGCTTAAGGCGGACTTGAGAAAAACACGTCTTAACTATCAGGCAACGCTGGCGGAAAACGAACTGGTAAAAGAAAGATTGCATGTGTTCAATTCCACTCAGCTTGCGCTTCAGGCCGAAGTGGCAAGAGTGACCGCAGAACGTGATCAAATGCGAGTCGGTTATGACCGTTATCTCCGTTTGGGTGGACTGGTTCCTCGCCATGCTCGATCGCTGATAAAAAAGGCCTTCAGAATTGTTCGCGGGAACCCTAACTAA
- a CDS encoding ABC transporter ATP-binding protein — protein sequence MSSNDLAISVAGVSKIYHLYEKPQDRLKQILWKGATNPSDEFWALRDINFDVKKGETVGIVGRNGSGKSTLLQIICGTLTPSHGHVERQGRLSALLELGSGFNPEFTGRENVYLSASILGLSKEEIDNRFDKIAGFADIGQFIDSPVKHYSSGMFARLAFSVSVHVEPEILIVDEILAVGDAAFQRRCLSKFYEIRDRGCTILFVSHDQYQVKSVCERALYLKEGRQVMFGPAPRVIDQYMIEMEAQVAQSTTAAFAATLAAAAIDESHQTCDSDADKQKSVALKATPSDNESADQLFKITDVRLTDTEGTALETVTTGQSVSVCFDFVALVDTPPEEISFVFNLYRHDELYLCGATTLMDKIPAYRSSSAGTVSIDFADLPLLSGQYKWRVAINDNVGFITYAEAKNACSFRVEDNFKAVGMLSLPRQWNFQPNDLNSI from the coding sequence ATGTCCTCTAATGACTTGGCAATTTCGGTTGCGGGCGTATCAAAGATTTATCATCTTTATGAAAAACCACAAGACCGACTGAAGCAAATACTCTGGAAAGGCGCTACCAATCCCAGCGATGAGTTCTGGGCGCTGCGGGATATCAACTTTGATGTCAAGAAAGGGGAAACCGTCGGTATTGTGGGGCGCAACGGCTCTGGGAAATCCACACTGTTGCAGATCATCTGCGGGACGCTTACTCCTTCGCACGGTCACGTAGAGCGGCAAGGTCGTTTGTCAGCTTTGCTTGAACTCGGCTCTGGTTTCAACCCGGAGTTTACAGGGCGTGAAAACGTTTATCTGAGCGCGTCGATTCTTGGATTATCAAAAGAAGAAATTGATAATCGATTTGATAAAATTGCCGGCTTTGCTGACATCGGGCAGTTTATCGACAGCCCTGTAAAACACTACTCGAGCGGTATGTTTGCCAGGCTTGCATTCTCGGTATCTGTTCACGTTGAACCCGAAATATTGATCGTCGATGAAATTCTTGCAGTCGGTGATGCGGCATTCCAGCGACGTTGCCTGTCGAAATTTTACGAAATACGTGATCGGGGTTGTACTATCCTTTTTGTATCCCACGACCAGTATCAAGTTAAATCGGTGTGTGAACGAGCGCTGTACCTGAAAGAAGGCCGACAAGTCATGTTCGGGCCTGCACCTAGAGTCATTGATCAATACATGATCGAAATGGAGGCTCAGGTTGCTCAAAGTACCACTGCAGCATTTGCAGCCACACTCGCAGCAGCGGCCATCGATGAAAGTCACCAAACCTGCGACTCAGATGCCGACAAACAAAAAAGTGTCGCCCTTAAAGCGACTCCAAGTGATAACGAATCTGCGGATCAGCTGTTTAAAATTACGGATGTACGCCTGACAGATACTGAGGGCACGGCACTGGAAACCGTGACAACCGGGCAATCTGTAAGTGTGTGTTTCGATTTCGTCGCACTGGTTGACACACCGCCGGAAGAGATCAGTTTCGTCTTCAATCTCTACAGACATGATGAACTGTATCTCTGTGGTGCTACCACACTGATGGACAAAATCCCGGCCTACCGCTCCTCGAGCGCAGGAACTGTATCGATTGACTTTGCAGATCTGCCTCTGCTGAGCGGTCAGTACAAGTGGCGGGTAGCGATTAACGACAATGTTGGATTCATTACTTACGCAGAAGCAAAAAATGCGTGTTCATTCCGTGTTGAAGATAACTTCAAGGCGGTTGGCATGCTGAGCCTTCCGCGGCAGTGGAATTTTCAACCAAACGATCTCAACAGTATTTGA
- a CDS encoding ABC transporter permease, translating to MQKATPVNPHSKHSVSPVTLISCLWRNRRLILQMTKREVIGRYRGSMLGLAWSFFNPVLMLLVYTFFFAVVFKSRWGTGGTDSKTDFAVILFVGMIVHGLFSEILNRSPRLILDNANYVKKVVFPIEILPAISIGVALFHATVSLAVLLIAFLIFNGFIQWTAVFIPLVILPLIILSLGAAWFLASLGVYLRDVAQTIGLFTTVLMFLSPVFYPATSLPEAVRPWLMINPLTFIIEQAREVMIWGRLPNFQGLAVYTLCAVSIAWLGYIWFQKTRKGFADVL from the coding sequence ATGCAAAAGGCAACACCGGTCAACCCACATAGCAAGCATTCAGTTTCTCCGGTCACCTTGATTTCGTGTTTGTGGCGCAATCGTCGACTCATTCTGCAAATGACAAAGAGAGAGGTAATCGGACGGTATCGAGGGTCGATGCTGGGTTTGGCATGGTCTTTTTTTAACCCGGTACTGATGTTGTTGGTATACACCTTCTTTTTCGCAGTGGTGTTCAAATCGCGCTGGGGCACGGGCGGGACTGATAGCAAGACTGATTTCGCCGTTATATTATTCGTAGGCATGATCGTTCACGGTTTATTTTCAGAAATCTTGAATCGATCTCCAAGACTGATCCTGGACAATGCTAATTACGTCAAAAAAGTTGTATTCCCTATTGAAATACTTCCGGCTATCAGTATTGGCGTGGCACTTTTCCATGCGACAGTAAGTCTTGCTGTTCTACTGATCGCCTTCTTGATTTTCAACGGTTTTATTCAATGGACCGCTGTATTTATACCATTGGTAATATTGCCACTCATCATACTCTCGCTAGGGGCGGCCTGGTTTCTCGCTTCACTGGGCGTGTATTTACGCGACGTGGCTCAAACCATTGGTCTTTTCACTACCGTGCTCATGTTTCTTTCCCCAGTTTTCTACCCTGCCACATCATTGCCTGAGGCCGTACGTCCATGGTTGATGATCAACCCGCTCACCTTCATTATTGAGCAAGCACGGGAAGTGATGATATGGGGGAGACTCCCAAACTTTCAGGGCTTGGCGGTTTACACACTCTGCGCAGTCAGCATTGCATGGCTAGGCTATATCTGGTTCCAGAAGACAAGAAAGGGGTTTGCTGATGTCCTCTAA
- a CDS encoding polysaccharide biosynthesis protein has protein sequence MDKFRVFLLGLPRRQKRLLQVATDTVLVWFALWLAFIVRLGIDDMYNPLKVHFWLFVCAPVVAVPLFVRFGMYRAVMRYFGNDALIAIIKAVSLSSLLLAVVVYWYSNHEAVVPRSIIFNYWWLSLVIIGGLRLCMRQYFMGDWFTAAQHVPFTNRDNGLTKVAIYGAGVAGNQLVAALRMGRVMRPVAFIDDDTSIMDRSIAGLQVYKPKHIQQMIDVTGAEEILLALPSSTRARRREILDLLEGFPLHVRSVPNFTDLASGRVTVDDIQEVDIADLLGRDSIPAQPDLLARCIKGKTVMVTGAGGSIGSELCRQIFSIGPTTLLLFEHSEFNLYSILFELEQRIARESLSVRLLPILGSIRNPNKLFDVMKTWNVDTVYHAAAYKHVPMVEHNIAEGVLNNVIGTLNTAQAALQASVANFVLISTDKAVRPTNVMGSTKRLAELILQALSREIAPVFFGDKANVSRVNKTRFTMVRFGNVLGSSGSVIPLFHKQIKSGGPLTVTHPKITRYFMTIPEAAQLVIQAGSMGQGGDVFVLDMGEPVKIVELAEKMIHLSGLSVRSEKNLHGDISIEFTGLRPGEKLYEELLIGDNVAATPHPMIMSANEDHLPWEVLKARLTELLAAVELDDYSRVRQLLRETVSGYTPDGDIVDWIYQQRRLEP, from the coding sequence ATGGACAAATTTAGAGTTTTTTTACTGGGTCTGCCTCGTAGGCAAAAAAGATTGTTACAGGTGGCCACTGATACGGTGCTGGTTTGGTTTGCGCTATGGCTTGCCTTCATCGTTCGTCTGGGCATCGACGACATGTACAATCCCCTAAAGGTCCATTTCTGGCTCTTCGTGTGCGCGCCAGTGGTGGCCGTCCCTCTCTTTGTCCGCTTCGGTATGTACCGAGCGGTTATGCGTTACTTTGGTAATGACGCGTTGATTGCAATCATCAAGGCCGTCAGCCTCTCATCACTGCTCCTCGCGGTCGTTGTCTATTGGTACAGCAATCACGAAGCCGTGGTGCCACGTTCCATTATTTTCAACTACTGGTGGTTGAGCCTCGTCATAATTGGCGGGCTGCGTCTTTGTATGCGCCAATATTTTATGGGTGACTGGTTCACCGCCGCCCAGCATGTCCCGTTCACCAATCGTGACAATGGGCTGACCAAGGTGGCCATCTATGGAGCCGGTGTTGCGGGCAATCAACTTGTTGCTGCTCTGCGTATGGGCCGGGTTATGCGGCCTGTCGCTTTCATTGACGATGATACAAGCATTATGGATCGTTCGATTGCTGGCTTACAGGTTTACAAGCCCAAGCATATTCAGCAAATGATTGATGTGACGGGGGCGGAGGAGATTCTTCTAGCCCTGCCGTCTTCTACTCGAGCGCGACGTCGGGAGATTCTCGATCTTCTGGAAGGCTTTCCGCTTCACGTTCGCAGTGTGCCGAATTTTACCGATCTGGCGAGTGGCCGGGTGACGGTCGATGACATCCAGGAGGTTGATATCGCCGATTTACTGGGGCGCGATTCTATTCCGGCGCAACCCGATCTGCTGGCGCGCTGTATCAAGGGTAAGACGGTGATGGTTACAGGAGCCGGTGGGTCGATTGGTTCGGAGTTGTGCCGGCAGATTTTTTCCATTGGTCCGACCACGCTTTTGTTGTTCGAGCACAGTGAGTTCAATCTTTACAGTATCTTGTTCGAGCTTGAGCAGCGTATTGCCCGTGAATCACTGTCTGTCCGGTTATTGCCTATCTTGGGTTCCATTCGTAATCCCAATAAGCTCTTTGATGTAATGAAGACTTGGAATGTGGACACGGTCTATCACGCAGCAGCGTACAAACACGTTCCCATGGTTGAACACAATATCGCCGAAGGCGTGCTGAATAATGTTATTGGGACCCTCAATACCGCTCAGGCTGCATTGCAGGCAAGTGTTGCGAACTTTGTACTGATTTCCACAGACAAGGCGGTGCGCCCCACCAATGTAATGGGTAGCACCAAGCGGCTGGCCGAATTGATCCTTCAGGCTCTGAGTCGGGAGATTGCGCCGGTATTTTTCGGCGATAAGGCTAACGTATCGCGGGTAAATAAAACCCGATTCACTATGGTCCGGTTTGGCAATGTGCTGGGTTCTTCCGGCTCAGTGATTCCTCTGTTCCATAAGCAGATCAAATCGGGTGGGCCGTTGACGGTCACCCATCCGAAAATCACCCGTTATTTCATGACCATCCCCGAGGCGGCGCAACTGGTAATTCAGGCAGGATCGATGGGGCAGGGCGGTGACGTGTTTGTGCTCGATATGGGCGAGCCGGTTAAGATTGTCGAGCTGGCGGAGAAGATGATTCACCTTTCGGGTTTAAGCGTTCGCTCTGAAAAAAATCTTCACGGTGATATCTCAATCGAATTCACCGGCCTGCGCCCAGGCGAAAAGCTTTACGAAGAGTTGCTTATTGGTGACAACGTGGCAGCAACCCCGCATCCAATGATCATGAGTGCCAATGAAGATCATCTGCCTTGGGAGGTACTCAAGGCTAGGCTGACTGAGCTGCTTGCTGCCGTTGAGCTGGATGACTATTCCCGGGTTCGTCAATTGCTGCGCGAGACAGTCAGTGGCTACACACCAGATGGCGATATCGTCGACTGGATTTACCAGCAGCGTCGCCTCGAACCCTGA
- a CDS encoding NAD-dependent epimerase/dehydratase family protein, whose product MANAPILITGGAGFIGSHLTDALLAKGYAVRILDDLSTGKRSNLPQENPYVEFVEGDVANAALVARVMIGCRAVVHLAAVASVQASVDDPVRTHQSNFIGSLNVCEAMRQAEVKRVVFASSAAVYGNNGEGQAIDEETPKAPLTPYASDKLASEYYFDFYRRQHALEPVVFRFFNIFGPRQDPSSPYSGVISIFSERAHKGLPITVFGDGEQTRDFVYVEDLVKVLVQAIEAPQVEVGAINVGMNQATTLNQMLETLAEVVGELPPVSYGSARSGDIRHSRANNQRLLERFQLPEQTPMKVGLARLLGTETS is encoded by the coding sequence ATGGCTAACGCCCCTATTTTAATCACCGGCGGCGCCGGTTTTATTGGCTCCCATCTGACCGATGCTTTGCTCGCCAAAGGCTACGCAGTGCGAATTCTCGATGACTTGTCCACCGGAAAACGCAGCAACCTGCCGCAAGAAAACCCATACGTCGAATTTGTCGAGGGCGATGTAGCCAATGCCGCTCTGGTTGCTCGGGTCATGATCGGTTGTCGGGCAGTTGTGCACTTAGCGGCAGTGGCTTCGGTCCAAGCCTCAGTAGACGATCCTGTACGCACCCACCAGAGTAACTTCATAGGTAGCTTGAACGTCTGCGAAGCTATGCGCCAAGCGGAAGTCAAACGCGTGGTATTTGCCTCCAGTGCAGCGGTTTACGGCAACAATGGAGAAGGACAGGCTATCGACGAGGAGACACCTAAGGCGCCGTTAACACCCTATGCCTCGGACAAACTGGCGAGCGAGTATTACTTCGACTTCTACCGACGCCAGCATGCTCTTGAGCCGGTGGTGTTCCGTTTTTTCAATATCTTTGGCCCACGCCAAGACCCTTCGTCACCGTACTCGGGGGTGATTAGTATTTTCAGCGAGCGGGCACATAAAGGTCTACCCATTACAGTCTTCGGCGACGGCGAACAAACCCGAGACTTTGTTTATGTGGAAGATTTAGTAAAGGTGTTGGTGCAAGCCATCGAAGCGCCGCAGGTCGAAGTGGGCGCAATCAACGTCGGAATGAATCAAGCCACCACACTCAATCAGATGCTGGAAACATTGGCCGAAGTAGTCGGAGAACTGCCACCAGTGAGCTATGGTTCAGCGCGCTCCGGAGATATTCGCCACTCGCGGGCAAATAACCAACGACTACTTGAAAGATTTCAGCTCCCCGAGCAGACACCGATGAAGGTTGGATTAGCCCGACTATTGGGCACAGAGACTAGTTGA